The sequence below is a genomic window from Dehalococcoidales bacterium.
AATCCTTGTTCCGTCGTCCGCCGTAATCAGGAAAGATGCATGTCCCAGCCACTTGACCTTCATATTCCTCAGACCTCCTTATTGTTACTCGACGAGGGAAAGGACAAGGTTCACCAGGGTGCGCACCGGTACACCGGTAGCCCCCTTTACGTAGTAGTTCTTTTGCTTGTCGGTCCTGCTGGTACCGGCAATATCCATATGCACCCAGGGTGTGTCACCGGCAAACTCACCGATGAAGAGCGCCGCGGTAGTGGCTCCCGCATCCCTGCCCCCGGTATTCTTGATATCGGCTACCTCACTCTTGTTCTGCTCCTTGTACTCATCGTACGTGGGCAAGTGCCACATCTTCTCCCCGGCCTCGGTGCCGGCCGCAACCACCCGGTCAATCAACTCCTGTTCATTGCCGAAGACGCCGGTACAGACCGTTCCCAGGGCCACCACACATGCTCCGGTGAGCGTGGCTACATCCACGATTCGCTTTGCCCCCTGCTTCCGGGCGTATCCCAGCGCGTCAGCCAGAACGAGGCGCCCCTCAGCATCCGTGGAGATAATCTCGATGGTCTTGCCCTCCATGGCCGTCAACACGTCCGCAGGCTTGAGCGCATTCCCCCCGGGCAGGTTCTCCGTAGCGGGAATCAGCGCCAGGACATTAACCGCCGGCTTGAGCTGAGCGATAGCCGCCATCGCTCCCATCACCGCGGCACCGCCGGCCATGTCTCCCTTCATATCACCCATGCCATTTGACGGTTTTATAGATATGCCCCCGGAGTCAAAGGTTATTGCCTTACCGGCGAGAGCGATATCGACCTCATCGGAGTTACGTCCCTTATAACGGAGGACGATGAACTTGGGGGGCTGATGGCTTCCCCGGGCCACGCCGAGCAACGCCCCCATCCCCAGCTCCTCCATCTGCTCTTTCTCCAGCACCTCGTACCCCAGACCGTAGGCTTCGGCCACCCGTTTGGCCTCCGTGGCCATGTCCGTGGGCGTCATGTAATTGGCCGGTTCGTTAGCCATATCACGCGCCAGGATAGCTGCACCGGCCATGATTTCACCCTTACGGCAACCTGCGTCCAGCGCAGGGATGTTGGCCTCGCCGGAATCGATTATCGTTAGCTGCTCTATCTCGCCGTGCTCGGCCTCCTTGGTAATATGCCTGCGGAACTGGTAAAGCCCGAGCAGTGCTCCCTCCGCGATTGCCTGCCCGGCTGCTTCGTAACCTATCCCGACGGTCCCTGCCCCTTGAGCAACCGTGACGATGCTCTTCACGCCCTTACCTCTCAGCATCCGACAGCTCTCACCGACCGCTCCCCGGACCTTATCCCGGTCCAGCTCTGTCTCCTTACCAAGACCAACAACCACCACCCTGGCGGCAGGCAGATTGCCCAGGCTGTGGACCAGGGTATTCTCGCCGGGCTTACCCTTAATCTCACCCTGCGAAATCAACTGAGAGATAGCCCCATCCAGGGCCCTGTCGATAGCACCAATTTCACCATCAAGGTTCTCCGTGCCTTCAAACAGGTTCACAACGATGGCATCAGCCTCGATGCTGCTGATGTCCCCGACACTAACTGAAATCTCCACGGTATCTCTCCTTTTATCTGCGGGCACTTACATTCCGGCCACCCAGCCAACACCGAGCTCTTCCAGCTTGGCGCTGGTTGGTTTACCCTCGCTGTCCCAGCCCACCATTCCGTAGTAGGTCTCTACCGCCCTGGCCAGCTCATCCTCATTGATGGCAACTCCCTGGAGCGGGCCGGACTCGAAAGCTGTGAGAAAACGCTTCGGCAGGAAATCGTCCGCCTTGGTTTTGCCTTCTCGCATGTTGAACGCTCGTGCCATGGTAATACACCTCTCCCCGAGCTTCATCAACTCCCAGAGGTTGGTGTTCCAGCCGGTGATACCGTTTATCAAATCAGTCATCCTGTCCGAGGCAATCGGGACGAACTGGCAGAACACCAGGCAGTTGAGCGCGTGCTGCCAGAGACTGCCGTAGAGCTGCATTCGCACCTTGCCAGCGCTCAGGTCCTGGGAAGGTAGAGGCTCAAGTATACCCATCGCTTTTGGGCCGCTCCCGATACGCATCACGTAGCCGGTATCATGGATGTTGTGGCAGTGGTCGGCACCGGTGGGTGAGATAGTATAGCCCAGCCCGAGTCCGGCCTTGCAGCGGGGCTCGTGCATCGGTAACTCCTGCCCCTTGACCTGCATAGCGAACTCCTCGGCACCCTTTCCGATTGCCGCCGCGGCACGGGCACTCCCATCAGCCAGTACGTTGCCGATACCTTCCCGACGGGCAATCAACTCTATCATCTCCAGCATTGCATCGGCATTGCCGAAGTTAAGCTTCACCCCGCCGGTATCCTTCTCCGTCAGGATACCCTTCTCGAAGCACTCCATGGCAAAGGCAATAGTGACGCCGGTGGAGATAGTATCCAGTCCGTAGGCACCACATTGCTGGTTACCACGGGCAACCGCTTCCAGGTTATCCACGCCACAGCTCGAACCCAGGGACCCCAGGGTCTCATACTCCGGTCCGCCGTAGACGGGGTCGACATCATACGTATCTTTGACACCCACGTGGGGCTTACAGCGAATCGGGCAGGCAAAGCACCCGCCTCGTTTCACCAGAATCTGCTCATTCAGCGCCTGGGCATTGAGCTTGTCCGCACCCTCGAAGTGGCCATACCGGAAGTTCTTTGTGGGCAGGTTCCCCATCGCATTAAACGCGGACACACCGCCGGCGGTACCGTTCTGACTGAAGTTGACCGCCATACGGTTGGTCTTGAGGTCATCCCGCAGCCACTTTGCCAGGGAGTTGACCGCTTTCTCATCCGCCAGTTCCACCTTCTGATGCCCGCGTACGGCAATGGCCCTCAGGTTCTTGGAACCCATCACTGCACCCATACCGGAACGGCCGGCAGCATGGTTGATATCATTGACCACACAGGCATAGCGCACCTGGTTCTCCCCGGCAGGTCCTATCTGGGCAATACGAATCGTGGTGCTGCCCAGCTCTTTCTGGATACGTTTCTGGACCTCGAGGGTGGTCTTGCCCCAGAGATGGCCAGCATCCCTTATCTCCACCCTGTCGTCATCAATCCAGAGATAGACCGGCTTCTCCGACTTGCCTTCAACCACTATTGCGTCCCAGCCGGCATGTCTCAACTCCGCCCCCCAGAATCCACCAACCTCGGCCTGACCGTAGCCACCATTGAGCGGTGATTTGGCACCGACACTGTTCCGGCCACCGCCCGCTATCGGTACCCCCGTGACGGGTCCGGCGGCAAAAACCAGCCTGTTGTCCGGACTGAGGGCATCCACGCCAGCGCCTACCTCTTTGAGGAGATAGTAGCTGATGAAGCCACTGCCTCCGAAATAGCGCCGGTAGAAGTCTTCTTCGTTTTCATCAGCCGAAATCGTTCCACTGGACAGATTCACCCGCAGCGTTTTCCCAAAATACCCCAAGCCCATACTTACGAAACCTCCTGCTTACTCAAATCAGATAAGACCAACGGCAAGGCATGAGTATTACTGCCCCGGCCCTCACCGCAGTGGGAACTGCTTGATTTCTCTCACAACCTTGTCAATAACAGGCGCTATATCCCGCGAAGTGTCAACTACGTAATGATTGCGACTTATTCTCTCTACCGATGACCTCATTTGACAGTACACCGACCAGTCGGCGTCGGAATTGTCCTCCGGGTCTCCCGCCCGGCCCTCCAGCCTCTGTCGCACTACCTCCGGCGGTGCCTCCACCAGTACCATCACGAGCCTGGCATTGATACGGTCAGCAATGCTGTAGAGGCGCTCGCGGAACCTTTCGGAGAGATTCGTCGCGTCCAGTATCAGTGAAATCCCATCCTTCAGAAGTTTTTCGATAAGAAGGTGAATTGTTTGGAATAGCTGTGAACTTTCTCCGGCACTATGGCTGGGCAGTGAGAAGAGGGCCTTCCGCAAGGCATCGCTTTCCAGAATAAGCAAGGACACACGCTCCGCCAGCCTTCTACTGAAAAAAGACTTCCCCGTACCAGGTAGTCCGCTGACGACAATCAGGACCGGTTCTGCCACTGGCTCGGGAAGCCCCCTCAGACCCTCACGCAACCGCTGGACGTCCGAGACAAGCCGGGTGCTTTCCACAATCTTCATTATAGTGGCTTTTTGCCGGTTTGACTAGATGGCAGGAGAAAATAGTCCGAAGCCCGCCGGGTCTACCCCTCGTGGTAGAAGGCTACTCCCAGCGTCCCGGTACCGCAGGAATAGCCCATCAGGGGGCTGAACTCGGTAACCCACAGCTCGGCGCAGCAGAACTCGGACGCAATCCGCTCCCTGAGTTCTTCCGCTTCTTCGGGAGCATAGGCATGCATCACGGCAATATGTGCCGGTCCCGTGCCCAGTTCTCTCCTCATCGTCTTGAGGAGACGCTCCACTCCACTCTTCCGGCTTCTGGCTACCCCGAGGAAGCGTAGAACTCCAGGCGGAGACATGGTGAGTATCGGTTTGACATTGAGTGCCGAACCCACCTGCGAGGCAACCTTTGGTATCCGCCCGGAACGGTAGACGTGACGAATTGTATCCAGAAAGACGAGAAACCTGACCCTTTTCATCATATCTCTGGCCGCTGCGGTTACCTCAGCCAGACTTCCCCCTTCGGTAGCCGCCCGTGCCGCGGCAAGCGCAATAAAGCCTTCCGCGGCGGTGCAATTCAGGGAGTCCAGCACCTCTATCGAGACCCCCGGTAGCTCCTCCTTCACCATCTCACGAGCGTCCAGAGCGGCATTGTATACTGCGCTGAGTCTGGATGAGACCGTGATACAGAGGATACCCTCTGCCTGCTCGCTCACCTTCCGGTAAGTCTCAATGACATCCCCGGGAGAGATAGAGGAGGTCTTGAATGATTCCGGGTCCTGGAGGAACAGCTCGTAGGCTTCGGAAGGGGTGACATCCACCCAATCACGATATAGTTTGCCACCGTGGTAGAAGTTCAGGGGCATTACCGTTATCCCGTGCTCTTCTACCTGCCCTTTAGTTAAGCAGGCTATGCTGTCGACAACGACAGCTACCTTTCGCAAGGCATACCTCCACGAGATGGCGGTCTAGGTCGCCGCCGGATGGCCACCGTGTCTCAGTCTGTGGTCCAGGAAGGCCGGAACTAACAGAAAGACCAGCAGCAGTAAAATCAATGCGAGAAAGATGGGGAAACCGACCCTGCTACCGGCAAAGGCAACGGTTGCCAGTGTTAATACGCCGGATATCCCCAGTGCCACTACCTTCAATCGGCGCTGCCTCAGTCGAATGAATACGACTGCCGAAATTGCCAGCACCAGGAAACTCATGACAATCCAGGGAGCAAAGTCATTGAGCCGCCCGAGGTTGAGCCCGGTGAACTTGTTCTCCTGCTGCGCCGCCAGAAACCACCCGACAAAGCTCGGCACCGGCAGCAGCATCAGAGCACTGTACAGCCAGTCCCGCTTGATACTCTTGATTGTGATGTAACACAGTAACCACACGACCAGCGGAACGTAGGCGAGGAGCGTGGCCCAGGCCCATCCCGTGGGCAGGTAGAGCAGGAGCAGACCGGCGGCGACCACCGGCAGCAGGGCGTACCCCAGCCAGGGGAAAAGCCAGCCCGGCTTCCCGCGGCACCAGCCGTAGACGGCAGTGGCTATCACCAAGCCTATCAGGACCGGAAGCCAGCCGATGCCCCACCACTTGAGGGCAAATAACGCGGCAAAAAGAAGGTGAGGCAGCGAAGCCAGCAACGCCTGTCTCCAGGTACCCTGGCTGTGCACTTCATATATCTGGCGCGCCACTATCCTGGCCGAGCCAAGCACCCCGACGCACTCTTTGGCCGCTTCCTCATCGGACAGACCGGCTTCCCTCATCTCCTGGAGCCTGTCCTCGGCATGCATTTCCAACTCGGTTAAAACCTCTTCTTCGGCGGTTGGGTCAATCCTGAGGTTCTCCCGAATGTCCTTCAGATAGCGGTCCAGCTCTGTCGCCAATTCCCCACCTCACCTCACGGTGTAGTCGGCTTAAAGACCAGGTTCATCGCCGTGAAGAAGTCCTGCCACTCTA
It includes:
- a CDS encoding leucyl aminopeptidase, encoding MEISVSVGDISSIEADAIVVNLFEGTENLDGEIGAIDRALDGAISQLISQGEIKGKPGENTLVHSLGNLPAARVVVVGLGKETELDRDKVRGAVGESCRMLRGKGVKSIVTVAQGAGTVGIGYEAAGQAIAEGALLGLYQFRRHITKEAEHGEIEQLTIIDSGEANIPALDAGCRKGEIMAGAAILARDMANEPANYMTPTDMATEAKRVAEAYGLGYEVLEKEQMEELGMGALLGVARGSHQPPKFIVLRYKGRNSDEVDIALAGKAITFDSGGISIKPSNGMGDMKGDMAGGAAVMGAMAAIAQLKPAVNVLALIPATENLPGGNALKPADVLTAMEGKTIEIISTDAEGRLVLADALGYARKQGAKRIVDVATLTGACVVALGTVCTGVFGNEQELIDRVVAAGTEAGEKMWHLPTYDEYKEQNKSEVADIKNTGGRDAGATTAALFIGEFAGDTPWVHMDIAGTSRTDKQKNYYVKGATGVPVRTLVNLVLSLVE
- a CDS encoding aldehyde ferredoxin oxidoreductase family protein — protein: MGLGYFGKTLRVNLSSGTISADENEEDFYRRYFGGSGFISYYLLKEVGAGVDALSPDNRLVFAAGPVTGVPIAGGGRNSVGAKSPLNGGYGQAEVGGFWGAELRHAGWDAIVVEGKSEKPVYLWIDDDRVEIRDAGHLWGKTTLEVQKRIQKELGSTTIRIAQIGPAGENQVRYACVVNDINHAAGRSGMGAVMGSKNLRAIAVRGHQKVELADEKAVNSLAKWLRDDLKTNRMAVNFSQNGTAGGVSAFNAMGNLPTKNFRYGHFEGADKLNAQALNEQILVKRGGCFACPIRCKPHVGVKDTYDVDPVYGGPEYETLGSLGSSCGVDNLEAVARGNQQCGAYGLDTISTGVTIAFAMECFEKGILTEKDTGGVKLNFGNADAMLEMIELIARREGIGNVLADGSARAAAAIGKGAEEFAMQVKGQELPMHEPRCKAGLGLGYTISPTGADHCHNIHDTGYVMRIGSGPKAMGILEPLPSQDLSAGKVRMQLYGSLWQHALNCLVFCQFVPIASDRMTDLINGITGWNTNLWELMKLGERCITMARAFNMREGKTKADDFLPKRFLTAFESGPLQGVAINEDELARAVETYYGMVGWDSEGKPTSAKLEELGVGWVAGM
- a CDS encoding ATP-binding protein gives rise to the protein MKIVESTRLVSDVQRLREGLRGLPEPVAEPVLIVVSGLPGTGKSFFSRRLAERVSLLILESDALRKALFSLPSHSAGESSQLFQTIHLLIEKLLKDGISLILDATNLSERFRERLYSIADRINARLVMVLVEAPPEVVRQRLEGRAGDPEDNSDADWSVYCQMRSSVERISRNHYVVDTSRDIAPVIDKVVREIKQFPLR
- a CDS encoding DegV family protein, producing MRKVAVVVDSIACLTKGQVEEHGITVMPLNFYHGGKLYRDWVDVTPSEAYELFLQDPESFKTSSISPGDVIETYRKVSEQAEGILCITVSSRLSAVYNAALDAREMVKEELPGVSIEVLDSLNCTAAEGFIALAAARAATEGGSLAEVTAAARDMMKRVRFLVFLDTIRHVYRSGRIPKVASQVGSALNVKPILTMSPPGVLRFLGVARSRKSGVERLLKTMRRELGTGPAHIAVMHAYAPEEAEELRERIASEFCCAELWVTEFSPLMGYSCGTGTLGVAFYHEG